A region of Phytohabitans rumicis DNA encodes the following proteins:
- the odhI gene encoding oxoglutarate dehydrogenase inhibitor Odhl, with product MTRPDDEFPPLDVTSTLNLGSLDEVLEGPDADVVPSRMSGSLPPGMALLVVRRGPNAGARFLLDHDVTTSGRHPDSDIFLDDVTVSRRHAEFHRDGGTFTVRDVGSLNGTYVNRERVEAATLSNGDEVQIGKFRLVFIAGPRPEGLR from the coding sequence ATGACTCGCCCAGACGACGAGTTTCCCCCACTCGACGTCACGTCCACGCTGAACCTCGGTTCGCTCGACGAGGTCCTCGAGGGTCCCGACGCGGATGTGGTGCCGAGCCGGATGTCCGGCTCCCTGCCGCCCGGCATGGCGCTGCTCGTCGTGCGGCGCGGCCCGAACGCGGGCGCGCGCTTCCTGCTCGACCATGACGTGACCACCAGCGGTCGGCACCCGGACAGCGACATCTTCCTCGACGACGTGACGGTGTCCCGGCGGCACGCCGAGTTCCACCGGGACGGCGGCACGTTCACCGTGCGCGATGTGGGCAGCCTCAACGGCACGTACGTCAACCGCGAGCGGGTCGAGGCGGCGACCCTCAGCAACGGCGACGAGGTCCAGATCGGCAAGTTCCGGCTGGTGTTCATCGCGGGTCCGCGCCCGGAGGGGCTGCGATAA
- a CDS encoding helix-turn-helix transcriptional regulator: MSRSQDALVTGAPVTTLVPYGLSPDADLVYRTLVTFGAATGPDLERGLGMPYRRIRAGLDELAATGAVTSRPTARWRDIVWTPRPPDEVVAAQRRARLRLVRSGRQEAREPLPLGDDLRHLPSRAAARDRLTQLVAVVRHEHLAMNTEEDFDTESARSAAPLDRKLVARGVRVRVLGVHPAERAWIGGPWRQPDGNRPDYREAPVVPMKLIVVDRAVALFPVAPDDFDRGYLEVAQPPVVSALVTLFERHWDAARPPQEHALPDFALDPRERALVDLLAQGHTDATAADELRISARSVSYILRGLMDRLGVENRFQLGLALGAMKAAEVPEEPQKPVPPPEEPREPEEHTP; encoded by the coding sequence ATGTCTCGATCCCAGGACGCCCTGGTCACGGGCGCGCCGGTGACGACGCTGGTGCCGTACGGGCTCTCGCCCGACGCGGACCTCGTCTATCGCACCCTGGTCACGTTCGGCGCGGCCACCGGCCCGGACCTGGAACGCGGCCTGGGCATGCCGTACCGGCGGATCCGGGCCGGCCTGGACGAGCTCGCCGCGACCGGCGCGGTCACCTCGCGCCCGACGGCCCGGTGGCGGGACATCGTCTGGACACCGCGGCCGCCCGACGAGGTGGTCGCGGCTCAGCGCCGGGCCCGGCTCCGGCTGGTGCGATCGGGGAGGCAGGAGGCGCGCGAGCCGCTACCGCTCGGCGATGACCTGCGGCACCTGCCGAGCCGGGCCGCGGCCCGGGACCGCCTCACGCAGCTTGTCGCCGTGGTGCGCCACGAGCACCTGGCGATGAACACCGAGGAGGACTTCGACACCGAGTCCGCCCGATCCGCCGCGCCGCTGGACCGCAAGCTGGTCGCCCGCGGGGTACGCGTCCGGGTGCTCGGTGTGCATCCGGCCGAACGCGCCTGGATCGGCGGCCCCTGGCGGCAACCGGACGGGAACCGGCCGGATTACCGGGAGGCGCCGGTCGTACCCATGAAGCTCATCGTCGTGGACCGGGCGGTGGCCCTGTTCCCGGTCGCCCCCGACGACTTCGACCGCGGGTACCTCGAGGTGGCCCAGCCGCCGGTCGTGTCCGCGCTCGTCACCCTCTTCGAACGGCACTGGGATGCCGCCCGGCCGCCGCAGGAGCACGCCTTGCCCGACTTCGCGTTGGACCCCCGCGAACGCGCCCTCGTCGACCTGCTGGCCCAGGGGCACACCGACGCCACCGCCGCCGACGAGCTGCGCATCAGCGCCCGCTCGGTCTCCTACATCCTGCGCGGCCTGATGGACCGCCTGGGCGTGGAGAACCGCTTCCAGCTCGGCCTGGCGCTCGGCGCGATGAAGGCGGCCGAGGTGCCAGAGGAGCCCCAAAAGCCGGTGCCACCACCAGAGGAGCCGCGCGAGCCAGAGGAGCACACCCCATGA
- a CDS encoding DUF5999 family protein, which translates to MCPHQPCCPSAEATDREAARVVASFCEQGWSLLCNGVIVFEDTGELLPDGSTIAPHRGPARHALAA; encoded by the coding sequence ATGTGTCCGCACCAACCGTGTTGCCCGTCCGCTGAAGCCACCGACCGGGAAGCCGCCCGCGTGGTGGCCTCCTTCTGCGAGCAGGGCTGGAGCCTGCTCTGCAACGGCGTCATCGTCTTTGAAGACACCGGCGAGCTCCTGCCCGACGGCAGCACCATCGCACCGCACCGCGGCCCGGCCCGACACGCCCTCGCCGCCTGA
- a CDS encoding DUF881 domain-containing protein, whose translation MNDKNRVYAPDFLTELFRNPLDAGYADAARRRAITGPATGWRGSATRLVSAVTLVAVGFLLVVAYRQTLADEPSRSQARAGLVAQIEQRQTETDRLTREADRLRDEVARQRDAALTDKDAARLRDMEAATGLARVRGDGVEVRVDDAPDAVDAVTGAGKADLGRVLDRDLQDIANALWSAGAEAIAINDQRLTATSTIRAAGSAILVDFRPVTRPYVVRAIGPDDLKKDFESSGTARLFRALVDDEGMSFDVREVDDITLPAASEPQLRFATPSPSAATPTPSKSEGD comes from the coding sequence ATGAACGACAAGAACCGGGTGTACGCGCCCGACTTCCTCACCGAGCTGTTCCGCAACCCGCTGGACGCCGGGTACGCCGACGCGGCCCGCCGCCGCGCGATCACCGGGCCGGCGACCGGCTGGCGCGGCTCGGCGACCCGGCTGGTGAGCGCGGTGACCCTGGTCGCGGTCGGCTTCCTGCTGGTGGTCGCCTACCGGCAGACGCTGGCCGACGAGCCCAGCCGCAGCCAGGCGCGGGCCGGCCTGGTGGCCCAGATCGAGCAGCGGCAGACCGAAACCGACCGGCTGACGCGGGAAGCGGACCGGCTGCGCGACGAGGTGGCCCGCCAGCGCGACGCGGCGCTGACCGACAAGGACGCGGCCCGGCTGCGCGACATGGAGGCGGCGACCGGGCTGGCCCGGGTGCGCGGCGACGGCGTCGAGGTACGCGTCGACGACGCCCCGGACGCGGTCGACGCGGTCACCGGCGCCGGCAAGGCGGACCTGGGCCGGGTGCTGGACCGCGACCTGCAGGACATCGCCAACGCGCTGTGGAGCGCCGGCGCGGAGGCGATCGCCATCAACGACCAGCGGCTGACCGCCACCTCGACGATCCGGGCCGCCGGCTCGGCGATCCTGGTGGACTTCCGGCCGGTGACCCGGCCGTACGTCGTGCGCGCCATCGGGCCGGACGACCTGAAGAAGGACTTCGAGTCCAGCGGCACGGCCCGCCTGTTCCGCGCCCTGGTCGACGACGAGGGCATGTCCTTCGACGTACGCGAGGTCGACGACATCACGTTGCCGGCCGCCTCGGAGCCGCAGTTGCGCTTCGCCACGCCGTCCCCGTCGGCGGCTACACCCACCCCTAGCAAGTCGGAAGGCGATTAA
- the mgrA gene encoding L-glyceraldehyde 3-phosphate reductase, with amino-acid sequence MTFIAADDRYDSMTYRRTGRSGLKLPAISLGLWHNFGHGRPLDTQRAILRRAFDLGVTHFDLANNYGPPYGSAEENFGRVLATDFAAYRDEMIISSKAGYDMWPGPYGEWGSRKYMTASLDQSLGRMGLEYVDIFYSHRPDPQTPIEETMGALDRAVRAGKALYVGISNYTAAQTRAAAAVLRDLGTPLLIHQPSYSMINRWIERDDLLGALDEAGAGCIAFSPLAQGLLTDRYLQGVPADSRVATSRFLNESDLSEATMTKVRGLADVAARRGQSLAQLALAWALRDARMTSLIIGASSVAQLEANVAALDNVSFTDEELAEIDKYATE; translated from the coding sequence GTGACCTTCATTGCCGCGGACGACCGCTACGACTCGATGACCTACCGCCGTACCGGGCGCAGCGGGCTCAAGCTGCCCGCGATCTCGCTCGGGCTGTGGCACAACTTCGGCCACGGCCGGCCGCTGGACACCCAGCGGGCCATCCTGCGGCGCGCCTTCGACCTCGGCGTCACCCACTTCGACCTGGCCAACAACTACGGCCCGCCGTACGGGTCGGCGGAGGAGAACTTCGGGCGTGTCCTGGCCACCGACTTCGCCGCGTACCGGGACGAGATGATCATCTCGTCGAAGGCCGGCTACGACATGTGGCCCGGCCCGTACGGCGAATGGGGTTCGCGCAAGTACATGACCGCGTCGCTGGACCAGTCCCTGGGGCGGATGGGCCTGGAGTACGTGGACATCTTCTACAGCCACCGGCCCGACCCGCAGACCCCGATCGAGGAAACCATGGGCGCGCTGGACCGCGCGGTCCGCGCCGGCAAGGCCCTCTACGTCGGCATCTCGAACTACACCGCCGCGCAGACCCGGGCCGCCGCGGCGGTCCTGCGCGACCTGGGTACGCCGCTGCTGATCCACCAGCCGTCGTACTCGATGATCAACCGGTGGATCGAGCGGGACGACCTGCTCGGCGCGCTGGACGAGGCGGGCGCGGGCTGCATCGCGTTCAGCCCGCTGGCCCAGGGCCTGCTCACCGACCGCTACCTGCAGGGCGTACCGGCCGACTCGCGGGTGGCCACCAGCCGGTTCCTCAACGAGAGCGACCTGTCCGAGGCCACCATGACCAAGGTGCGCGGCCTCGCCGACGTCGCCGCCCGGCGCGGGCAGTCGCTGGCCCAGCTGGCGCTGGCCTGGGCGCTGCGGGACGCGCGGATGACCAGCCTGATCATCGGCGCCAGCAGCGTGGCCCAACTGGAGGCCAACGTCGCCGCGCTGGACAACGTCTCGTTCACCGACGAGGAGCTCGCCGAGATCGACAAATACGCCACCGAATGA
- a CDS encoding bifunctional nuclease family protein — MRELSVVGVRVELPSNQPIVLLREVEGDRYLPIWIGAVEATAIAYEQQGVKPARPLTHDLLRDILAALKAPLRAVEITELKENVFYADLLIGDGLRVSARPSDSIALALRVGAPIRCADQVLTEAGIVIPDEQEDEVEKFREFLEQVRPEDFAG; from the coding sequence GTGCGCGAGCTGAGCGTGGTCGGGGTGCGGGTGGAGCTGCCCAGCAACCAGCCGATCGTGCTGCTCAGGGAGGTCGAGGGCGACCGTTACCTGCCGATCTGGATCGGCGCGGTCGAAGCCACCGCGATCGCGTACGAGCAGCAGGGCGTCAAACCGGCGCGGCCACTGACACATGACCTGTTGCGGGACATCCTGGCGGCGTTGAAGGCGCCGTTGCGCGCGGTGGAGATCACCGAGCTGAAGGAGAACGTGTTCTACGCCGACCTGCTCATCGGTGACGGCCTGCGGGTGTCGGCCCGGCCGAGCGACTCGATCGCGCTGGCGCTGCGGGTGGGCGCGCCGATCCGCTGCGCCGACCAAGTGCTCACCGAGGCCGGGATCGTCATTCCGGACGAGCAGGAGGACGAGGTGGAAAAGTTCCGGGAGTTCCTGGAGCAGGTGCGCCCGGAGGATTTCGCGGGGTAG
- a CDS encoding MerR family transcriptional regulator, with protein sequence MHEGPSDHPAVDGLSDLDTVGYRGVTATHAVGISYRQLDYWARTALVVPSIRDASGSGTQRLYSFRDLVVLKVVKRLLDAGVSLQNIRKAIETLRSRGVEDLAGITLISDGTTVYECRSPEEVVDLLQGGQGVFGIAIGGAFKEIQGSLVNLPAEPAAPAAATDGAAPAAVGEEEPGDELAARRARRRAG encoded by the coding sequence ATGCATGAGGGTCCCTCTGACCATCCGGCTGTCGACGGCTTGTCGGACCTTGACACCGTCGGATATCGCGGCGTGACCGCGACCCACGCCGTGGGGATCAGCTACCGGCAGCTCGACTATTGGGCTCGTACGGCGCTGGTCGTACCGAGCATCCGGGACGCGTCCGGTTCGGGGACGCAGCGCCTGTACTCGTTCCGCGACCTGGTGGTGCTGAAGGTCGTCAAGCGGCTGCTGGACGCGGGCGTGTCGCTGCAGAACATCCGCAAGGCGATCGAGACGCTGCGTTCGCGGGGCGTCGAGGACCTGGCCGGGATCACGCTGATCTCGGACGGCACGACGGTGTACGAGTGCCGTTCGCCGGAGGAGGTCGTCGACCTGCTGCAGGGCGGGCAGGGCGTGTTCGGCATCGCGATCGGCGGCGCGTTCAAGGAGATCCAGGGTTCCCTGGTCAACCTGCCGGCCGAGCCGGCGGCACCGGCCGCCGCCACGGACGGCGCCGCGCCCGCGGCCGTGGGCGAGGAGGAGCCGGGCGACGAGCTCGCGGCCCGACGCGCGCGCCGCCGCGCCGGCTGA
- a CDS encoding small basic family protein — MVAVLALAIGVVLGVVLDPTVPSALQPYLPIAVVAALDAVFGGVRARLDGIFDDKQFVISFISNVLVAALIVYLGDQLGVGGQLSTGVVVVLGVRIFGNVAAIRRHLFRA; from the coding sequence ATGGTCGCTGTACTCGCGCTGGCCATCGGCGTCGTGCTCGGCGTCGTGCTGGACCCGACCGTGCCGTCGGCGCTGCAGCCGTACCTGCCGATCGCGGTGGTGGCCGCGCTGGACGCGGTGTTCGGCGGCGTCCGGGCACGGCTCGACGGCATCTTCGACGACAAGCAGTTCGTCATCTCGTTCATCTCGAACGTGTTGGTGGCGGCGCTGATCGTCTACCTGGGCGACCAGCTCGGGGTGGGCGGGCAGCTGTCCACCGGCGTCGTCGTCGTGCTCGGCGTGCGGATCTTCGGCAACGTGGCCGCCATCCGGCGGCACCTGTTCAGGGCGTAA
- a CDS encoding DUF881 domain-containing protein, with protein sequence MSSDHKPTGTGWPDDGVSRPRSAPTPVVPDDADDDVAAERPAKAGRRLTSAGVVIAVLLGLLGFTLVVQLRSNATDSGLASARQEDLVRILSDLEAREERLRQEIADLEDSQRQLSSGAAGRQAALDEATRRADELGVLAGTLPARGPGLTVEFKAGSEPLKASAILDAVQELRGAGAEAMQIGGADGAAVRIVASTYFLDADGGITVDGRRLAAPYTIAVIGEPRTMETALKIPGGVVESVGNDNGTVIVQEQEVVDVSALRAPTTLQHARPAS encoded by the coding sequence ATGAGCAGCGATCACAAGCCCACGGGTACCGGTTGGCCGGACGACGGGGTGTCCCGGCCACGCAGTGCACCGACCCCTGTCGTACCCGATGATGCTGATGACGATGTGGCGGCTGAGCGGCCGGCGAAGGCCGGGCGGCGCCTCACGTCCGCCGGTGTGGTGATCGCGGTGCTGCTCGGCCTGCTCGGCTTCACGCTGGTGGTGCAGTTGCGCAGCAACGCCACCGACTCGGGGCTGGCCTCGGCGCGGCAGGAGGACCTGGTGCGGATCCTGTCCGACCTGGAGGCGCGCGAGGAGCGGCTGCGGCAGGAGATCGCCGACCTGGAGGACAGCCAGCGGCAGCTCAGCTCGGGTGCGGCCGGCCGGCAGGCGGCGCTGGACGAGGCCACCCGGCGGGCGGACGAGTTGGGCGTGCTGGCGGGCACGCTGCCGGCGCGCGGGCCGGGGCTGACGGTGGAGTTCAAGGCGGGGTCGGAGCCGTTGAAGGCGTCGGCGATCCTGGACGCGGTGCAGGAACTGCGCGGGGCGGGCGCGGAGGCGATGCAGATCGGCGGGGCGGACGGGGCCGCGGTGCGGATCGTGGCGTCCACCTATTTCCTGGACGCGGACGGCGGCATCACGGTGGATGGGCGGCGGCTCGCGGCGCCTTACACCATTGCCGTGATCGGCGAGCCGCGAACGATGGAAACGGCGCTGAAGATACCCGGCGGGGTGGTGGAATCGGTCGGGAACGACAACGGTACGGTGATCGTGCAGGAGCAAGAGGTGGTCGACGTGTCGGCCCTTCGCGCCCCGACGACGCTTCAGCATGCGCGCCCCGCTTCGTGA
- the gcvH gene encoding glycine cleavage system protein GcvH, with translation MIPEDLRYTAEHEWVAGAAGGPLRVGITHFAQDALGDIVYVQLPEMGTAVSAGDALGEVESTKSVSEIYAPLSGTVAARNDKLAEEPELINTDPYGAGWLVEIEPSDPAAVEGLLTAAAYRDLTES, from the coding sequence GTGATACCCGAGGATCTGCGTTACACGGCTGAGCACGAGTGGGTGGCCGGAGCCGCCGGCGGGCCGCTGCGGGTGGGGATCACCCACTTCGCCCAGGACGCGCTCGGCGACATCGTGTACGTGCAGCTTCCCGAGATGGGTACGGCCGTGTCGGCGGGGGACGCGCTCGGCGAGGTGGAGTCCACCAAAAGCGTGTCGGAGATATATGCTCCGCTGTCGGGCACCGTGGCGGCGCGCAACGACAAGCTGGCCGAGGAGCCCGAATTGATCAACACCGACCCGTACGGGGCAGGGTGGCTGGTGGAGATCGAGCCGTCCGATCCGGCGGCCGTGGAGGGCCTGTTGACAGCCGCGGCGTACCGTGATCTGACGGAGAGCTGA
- the ftsR gene encoding transcriptional regulator FtsR, with protein MSIGEVLERLRPEFPDTTISKLRFLEAEGLVEPRRTPAGYRKYSWDDLARLRFVLTAQRDHYMPLRVIREQLASREVAPTLAAVGPAVADPADVRLSRDELVARSGIAGELLAEVERLGLIAPTAGRYDADGLAVAEAVAGLASFGLEPRHLRAYRTSADREAGLFAQLVAPLARQNDPAAGARAADTARELVRLSQQLHAALVRIGLRDALGR; from the coding sequence ATGAGCATCGGCGAGGTGCTCGAACGACTGCGTCCGGAGTTTCCCGACACGACCATCTCCAAGCTGCGGTTCCTGGAGGCCGAAGGGCTGGTGGAGCCCCGGCGCACGCCGGCCGGCTACCGCAAGTACAGCTGGGACGACCTGGCCCGGCTGCGGTTCGTGCTGACCGCGCAGCGGGACCACTACATGCCGCTGCGGGTGATCCGCGAGCAGTTGGCGTCGCGGGAGGTCGCGCCCACGCTGGCGGCGGTGGGGCCGGCCGTTGCCGACCCTGCGGACGTCCGGCTTTCGCGCGACGAGCTCGTCGCGCGCTCCGGCATCGCCGGCGAGCTGCTGGCGGAGGTGGAGCGGCTCGGCCTGATCGCGCCGACCGCGGGCCGGTACGACGCGGACGGGCTCGCCGTGGCCGAGGCGGTGGCGGGGCTGGCGAGCTTCGGGCTGGAGCCGCGGCACCTGCGCGCGTACCGGACGTCGGCGGACCGGGAGGCCGGCCTTTTCGCCCAGCTGGTGGCCCCGCTGGCGCGGCAGAACGACCCCGCGGCAGGGGCCCGCGCCGCGGACACGGCGCGCGAACTGGTGCGGCTGTCGCAGCAGTTGCACGCCGCGCTGGTACGCATCGGCCTGCGGGACGCGCTGGGCCGTTGA